The Pseudomonas allokribbensis genome has a window encoding:
- a CDS encoding non-ribosomal peptide synthetase, with translation MMNASNDLTLLARFDEQVRQHPQAPAVIDGSVTLTYAELASASERIARGLLARGVEPGQSLALCMPRSWQWLAAILGALKIGAVVVPLDRASPLKRRELMLADAACVGLITQDEESQWSPSLWQTSVEALLDQPDVPPQVLAEDFAEVMFLFYTSGTTGTPKAVEVGERGLLRLAHTDGYIEIRPTDRFACLSNPAFDACSFELWAPLLNGGCCVMIADEDVLDARRLAEVLERTRVDNLFMTVSLFNTLIAEWPSCFSSVRQVLIGGEQISAAAVRAWYRANPESQCRIHNVYGPTECTTFALCWPISRDFAGDSVPIGRPLPDTGVQVLDEQQRPVPAGEVGELYLSGSGVARGYRNRPEETARQFVRLPDLDGGAHVHYRTGDLVRCNAEGLIECLGRVDRQVKIRGFRIEPGEVEQRMLEHPGVAQVYVCTRRQAAEDHQMLAFIVPRGELDYHAFETHLRAQLAPYMRPHQLFLLERLPLTANGKIDRDGLLGQPLNPWHPVLAAMDNDNASPALDWLLGQARSLLGQPSLSAQDDWLGSGGDSLKAMRLRSAIRNHWQREITIDRLLNEPFSSLAERLTGERNYDSIYPPAPPISSAKRLPATAEQRRLWLLQQRTPTSTAYSVPLILHLATGVDLPALAEAVGSLVLRHPGLRTAFVPGADGLDQVIAEQGPACRTFAVGHFTEDNWQAFAELVFSTPFDLTTPNLFQAWLLPFADGSCRLLLNLHHIIVDGWSVNLLFDDLTQLYNDAVQGCESPEPSARLTTLEFGQWQRQWSIDPHYRDQRRALAELHRRQEEPSPALMPMREISPDARLHREPLGTVRSTALERICTQQRLTRFEVLFSVFAWSLYALTGCERPRIASPVSNRPLAEFEDSVGMFANTVLIPTAVEHALPLGEQLRRQTATVREVLALQDVALADLVEDLRLSSNTALFDFMFVLENTDYAALADSNLHATLEFNEHLHAKCPLTLLMVGSGSQLECWWEYQCSYFDAEQVSTLNALFRRGLDLLLESPAATLDSLLGPYRHGLAPASEGPKGELPFNTLADWFEHQVHCTPDAVALVKGQRRLTYGELNGLADALAADLVERHPLPAGNAPLHVVLFLDASVEHIVALLALAKLNLTAVPLDPAYPVAIQRQVLEQAQPHCVLFSDTTAAALDDLNAGRLATYRVDLRSDVGSFERPRHAGERPLYTLFTSGSTGTPKGVQVSERTLCNLLQWQRTEGQLPAKAVTLQFSMLSFDVSFQEIFSTLCGGGCYHLITPRWRQDAEALLGYMVEARVERLFLPYVTLQHLAQTAVARGIYPSALREVITAGEQLLCTDALRNWFGGMPQASLFNHYGPTETHVVSALRLPAVARDWPLRAPIGHAVGNARLLLVDEHDRPVPNGSRGYLLVAGPMVARCYLADPALNAVRFVELAEGCLFYRTGDLAWADAQGCLHYLGRDDQQIKLSGHRLELGQIEAALMQVPDVLNAVVAVQADPPRLTAWLQLDGEPATFQQLDRQVAHRLPSHVRIDEYRRIDVWPRTPSGKIDRKALPNLGAALERRSTPQPVVQLTALERQLSELFQTVIGRDIEPEQTFFEAGATSLGLMRLHARYTQELPHKVTMADLFEHVTVRRLAAHLSTAPVAAVERVRQADAGHQPMAIIGMSVNVAGAQNLSEFWAMVQGNELGIEHFAAEEGLIGARSQLAGMLDFDPEYFGISRQEARLMDPQQRHLLMGCVQALQHAAIVPSADGPRIGLIASCGETTYFQQMLRDTAEGDLPDGFQMALHHDKDFLATKAAYYLDLNGPALSVQAACGSSLIAVHLASSMLRQGDSDVMLAAGVLIDPTLSDGYRHRSQHIFSADGLCRPFSDDASGTIGASGYGVVVLKPLARARADGDRIYALLEGTALNNDGRAKMSYTAPSVAGQSAVISDALSRAGLTGADIGYIEAHGTGTLLGDPIEVAALTKAFGDAPAGQCALASVKSQIGHLGAAAGVVGLIRASLAVFHGVLPPSLGFGRINPQIDLEHSPFYVPTTSRPWPEGRRRLAGVSSFGIGGTNAHVIVGAAPKAQDLTEETLPLLMVSAHSRAELLRDIAAIREHMQAHPEQQTALLRHLQSGRRQLRWRFAMVCRPGDEIPLLPTTIKEITASGVQMIARDHSAQALLEAWYEGATIQWPQRSAPPPWDLPPASFDLQTYRFQPAAEIVAPVSAGIERQPLAQWFHQRQWVRVQRLNTKAMDGARETLILCGHEAPNSTLLEHLRAVYRRVVHVRAGNGFKQLGADRFELDPLDSEALGRLLTDVVEHELGELDWLHTLPLAVSGAVNEQSLDLAQWACLDTVSALMQAWGGQTARTTRLRLWLMSWQACPVDGEVRRPELAALAGTTEVVPQEYPVRCHWLDWPSPHLDTQAGELAALLGDPVALPRRMAVRDGYLWQPRLISQPLPSLATTSSLLPDDGTFLVLGGTGGIGRTLCEHLLQAPARRVVLLSRQGQLPANLTAYASRIDCLQADIADLSCWPQVLDQLARRYGQLTGVIHAAGVGAGSLIRHRDTRQMAEAMAAKTRGMLAVESLIEQLSPGFVLYCSSMSALFGGAGHLDYSAASGVLDGFTHYRADSASTCLRLGINWDIWRDIGMATTSNGGDAAHQEHLTVGLSAEEGCRVFDLAMTAQLPQLLVSTTGIDTARRFYPVRHGAAGAQAEASEGVDLSVRLRECLCKWLGVTDLEDDDSLYDLGADSLTLLDLIDELQAATGEVFQLSQFSHKVSLSEVLGLVTACSVEAPTAAQSSWSGAVRIDQWHAGAGREWLYLIHPVGGDVQAYRELVSALPADLGVCVIADPALRLPALPNISIVERARLYLEAIKAHLPDGCAWRLAGWSFGAWVAQALCQQAQADGFRQPLLYLIDPPAPDAGAELAGIDERTIEQVFQREFAQRWPDVEGQAMSEERQAYLQRLTVCCRNNMTSMVDFQPPALAATPVRMFIAGHANPYGLGNNWNMNDLQRNWQALLPQLRSWQRLDTDHYGIVAGRWARMLAEVIGTEGPSI, from the coding sequence ATGATGAACGCGTCCAATGACCTGACTTTGCTTGCACGCTTTGACGAACAGGTAAGGCAACATCCGCAAGCCCCAGCCGTCATCGATGGGTCGGTAACCCTGACCTACGCCGAACTGGCCAGCGCCAGCGAGCGCATCGCCCGAGGGTTGCTGGCGCGTGGCGTCGAGCCCGGCCAGTCGCTGGCGTTGTGCATGCCGCGTTCATGGCAATGGCTAGCGGCGATCCTTGGTGCGTTGAAGATTGGCGCCGTGGTTGTGCCGCTGGACCGTGCCAGTCCGCTCAAGCGTCGGGAGTTGATGCTGGCGGATGCGGCGTGTGTCGGCCTGATTACCCAGGATGAGGAATCGCAGTGGTCGCCTTCATTGTGGCAAACCAGCGTCGAGGCCTTGCTCGATCAACCGGACGTTCCGCCGCAAGTGCTGGCTGAAGACTTCGCCGAGGTGATGTTCCTGTTCTACACCTCGGGCACCACCGGCACGCCGAAAGCGGTTGAGGTTGGCGAGCGTGGCCTGCTGCGTCTGGCGCACACCGACGGCTATATCGAGATTCGTCCGACGGACCGCTTCGCCTGTCTGTCCAACCCGGCGTTCGATGCGTGCAGTTTCGAACTGTGGGCACCGCTGCTCAACGGTGGCTGCTGCGTGATGATCGCCGACGAGGACGTGCTGGATGCACGCCGGCTGGCCGAGGTGCTGGAGCGGACGCGGGTTGACAACCTGTTCATGACGGTGTCGCTGTTCAACACCTTGATCGCCGAGTGGCCGTCGTGTTTTTCCAGCGTGCGGCAGGTGCTGATTGGCGGCGAGCAGATCAGCGCCGCAGCGGTCCGTGCCTGGTATCGGGCCAATCCTGAAAGCCAGTGCCGGATTCACAACGTTTATGGGCCCACCGAATGCACCACGTTTGCCCTGTGCTGGCCGATCAGCCGCGACTTTGCCGGCGACTCGGTGCCCATTGGCCGACCGCTGCCGGACACCGGCGTGCAGGTGCTGGATGAGCAGCAACGGCCGGTGCCGGCGGGAGAGGTGGGCGAACTGTATTTGAGTGGCAGCGGCGTCGCCCGTGGCTACCGCAACCGCCCTGAAGAAACGGCCCGTCAGTTCGTCCGTTTGCCCGACCTCGACGGTGGTGCACACGTCCATTACCGCACTGGCGATCTGGTGCGGTGCAATGCCGAAGGTTTGATTGAGTGTCTGGGACGGGTCGATCGCCAGGTGAAAATTCGCGGCTTCCGGATCGAACCGGGGGAGGTGGAGCAGCGGATGCTGGAGCATCCGGGCGTGGCGCAGGTGTATGTCTGCACTCGGCGTCAGGCGGCGGAAGATCATCAGATGCTGGCGTTTATCGTGCCGCGCGGGGAGCTGGACTATCACGCCTTCGAAACCCACTTGCGAGCGCAACTGGCGCCGTACATGCGCCCGCATCAGTTGTTCCTGCTGGAGCGCCTGCCGCTGACGGCCAATGGCAAGATCGATCGTGATGGCTTGCTGGGTCAACCGCTGAATCCGTGGCATCCAGTTTTGGCGGCGATGGACAACGACAACGCTTCGCCGGCGTTGGACTGGTTGCTGGGTCAGGCCCGTTCGCTGCTCGGCCAACCGAGCCTGAGCGCACAGGATGACTGGCTGGGCAGTGGCGGCGATTCGCTCAAGGCCATGCGCTTGCGCTCGGCGATTCGTAACCATTGGCAGCGCGAGATCACCATCGACAGGTTGCTCAACGAGCCTTTTTCGTCATTGGCCGAACGACTGACGGGTGAGCGGAATTACGATTCGATCTACCCACCTGCGCCTCCGATCAGTAGCGCCAAACGCTTGCCGGCCACCGCCGAACAGCGCCGCTTGTGGCTGTTGCAGCAACGTACGCCAACCTCGACCGCTTACAGCGTGCCACTGATTCTGCATCTGGCGACAGGTGTCGATCTACCAGCGCTGGCCGAGGCTGTGGGAAGTCTGGTGCTGCGCCATCCCGGATTGCGCACGGCGTTCGTGCCCGGTGCCGATGGCCTGGATCAGGTGATCGCGGAGCAAGGCCCGGCCTGCCGAACCTTCGCAGTCGGGCATTTCACCGAAGACAACTGGCAGGCGTTCGCAGAACTGGTGTTCAGCACACCGTTCGACCTGACCACGCCGAACCTGTTTCAGGCGTGGCTGTTGCCGTTTGCCGATGGCAGCTGCCGGCTGTTGCTGAACCTGCATCACATCATCGTCGATGGCTGGTCGGTGAACCTGTTGTTCGACGACCTGACGCAGCTCTACAACGACGCTGTGCAGGGTTGCGAAAGCCCTGAGCCGTCAGCACGTCTGACGACGCTGGAGTTTGGCCAGTGGCAGCGCCAGTGGAGCATCGATCCGCATTACCGCGACCAGCGTCGCGCATTGGCCGAGTTGCATCGTCGGCAGGAAGAACCATCTCCTGCATTGATGCCAATGCGCGAAATCAGCCCGGACGCCCGGTTGCATCGAGAACCCTTGGGCACCGTGCGCAGCACCGCCCTCGAGCGCATTTGCACGCAACAGCGGCTGACCCGTTTCGAAGTGCTGTTCAGTGTCTTCGCCTGGAGCCTGTACGCCTTGACAGGGTGCGAGCGGCCACGGATCGCCAGCCCGGTGTCCAACCGGCCACTGGCGGAGTTCGAAGACAGCGTCGGCATGTTCGCCAACACCGTGCTGATCCCCACCGCCGTAGAGCACGCACTGCCCCTCGGCGAGCAGTTGCGCAGGCAGACTGCCACGGTGCGCGAGGTGCTGGCATTGCAGGACGTGGCGCTGGCGGATCTGGTGGAAGACCTGCGGCTTTCATCGAATACCGCACTGTTCGATTTCATGTTCGTGCTGGAAAACACCGATTACGCCGCATTGGCCGACTCAAACCTGCACGCCACCCTTGAGTTCAACGAACACCTGCACGCCAAGTGCCCGCTGACTTTGTTGATGGTGGGCAGCGGCTCGCAGCTGGAGTGCTGGTGGGAATATCAGTGCAGCTATTTCGATGCAGAACAGGTGAGCACGCTGAACGCATTGTTCCGCCGTGGTCTGGACCTGTTGCTGGAAAGCCCGGCGGCCACGCTCGACAGTCTGCTGGGTCCTTATCGACACGGTCTGGCCCCGGCCAGTGAAGGGCCGAAGGGCGAGCTGCCATTCAACACCCTTGCGGACTGGTTCGAGCATCAGGTCCATTGCACGCCGGATGCGGTTGCGTTGGTTAAAGGTCAGCGCCGCCTCACCTATGGCGAGCTGAATGGACTCGCCGACGCTCTGGCTGCTGACTTGGTCGAGCGTCATCCGTTGCCGGCCGGGAATGCTCCGCTGCATGTCGTGCTGTTTCTCGACGCGTCAGTGGAGCACATCGTCGCCTTGCTGGCCCTGGCCAAACTCAACCTGACCGCCGTGCCGCTTGATCCCGCTTACCCGGTGGCGATCCAGCGTCAGGTGCTGGAGCAGGCGCAGCCGCATTGTGTGCTGTTCAGCGACACGACGGCGGCCGCGCTCGATGATCTGAATGCCGGACGACTCGCCACGTACCGGGTCGATCTGCGCTCCGATGTCGGATCGTTCGAACGTCCGCGCCACGCCGGTGAGCGACCGCTTTACACGCTGTTCACCTCCGGCTCCACCGGCACACCGAAAGGTGTGCAAGTGTCGGAACGCACCCTGTGCAACCTGCTGCAATGGCAGCGCACGGAAGGGCAGTTGCCGGCGAAAGCGGTAACCCTGCAGTTCTCCATGCTGTCGTTCGATGTGTCGTTTCAGGAGATTTTCAGCACCCTGTGCGGGGGCGGCTGCTATCACCTGATCACGCCGCGCTGGCGTCAGGATGCCGAGGCGTTGCTGGGTTACATGGTCGAGGCGCGGGTCGAGCGGTTGTTCCTGCCTTACGTGACCTTGCAGCATCTGGCACAAACCGCCGTGGCCCGGGGCATTTATCCGTCGGCGTTGCGTGAGGTGATCACGGCTGGCGAGCAATTGCTCTGCACGGACGCGCTGCGCAACTGGTTCGGCGGCATGCCGCAAGCTTCGTTGTTCAATCACTATGGCCCGACCGAAACCCACGTGGTCAGCGCGTTGCGTTTGCCAGCCGTGGCGCGGGACTGGCCGCTGCGGGCACCGATTGGCCATGCCGTTGGGAATGCCCGGTTGCTGCTGGTCGATGAGCATGATCGCCCGGTGCCCAACGGAAGTCGCGGTTATCTGTTGGTGGCCGGGCCGATGGTTGCCCGTTGTTATCTGGCCGATCCTGCGCTGAACGCCGTGCGGTTCGTCGAGTTGGCAGAGGGCTGCTTGTTCTACCGCACCGGCGATCTGGCATGGGCCGACGCTCAGGGCTGCTTACATTATCTCGGACGCGACGATCAGCAGATCAAACTCAGCGGCCATCGTCTGGAACTGGGGCAGATCGAAGCGGCGCTGATGCAGGTGCCGGACGTGCTCAACGCGGTGGTGGCGGTTCAGGCCGATCCGCCGCGCCTGACCGCCTGGCTGCAGCTCGATGGCGAGCCCGCGACGTTTCAACAGCTGGATCGTCAGGTGGCGCACCGACTGCCATCCCATGTACGAATCGATGAATATCGGCGGATCGACGTCTGGCCACGCACCCCCAGCGGCAAGATCGACCGCAAGGCATTGCCGAATTTAGGTGCGGCTTTGGAGCGGCGCAGCACACCACAACCGGTTGTTCAATTGACCGCACTGGAGCGGCAACTGAGCGAGCTTTTCCAGACAGTCATCGGCCGTGACATCGAACCGGAGCAAACCTTCTTCGAGGCCGGCGCCACCAGCCTCGGCCTGATGCGTCTGCATGCGCGTTACACCCAGGAACTGCCGCACAAGGTGACGATGGCCGATCTGTTCGAACACGTCACGGTACGGCGTCTTGCGGCGCATCTGTCGACCGCGCCAGTGGCGGCGGTAGAGCGCGTACGACAAGCCGATGCAGGCCATCAACCGATGGCGATCATCGGCATGTCGGTCAATGTGGCCGGGGCGCAGAACCTGTCCGAGTTCTGGGCGATGGTGCAGGGTAACGAGCTGGGCATCGAGCACTTTGCCGCGGAAGAAGGCCTGATCGGCGCCCGCAGCCAACTGGCCGGCATGCTCGATTTCGATCCCGAATATTTCGGCATCAGCCGCCAGGAAGCGCGCCTGATGGACCCGCAACAGCGGCATCTGCTGATGGGCTGTGTGCAGGCCCTGCAACACGCGGCCATCGTTCCGTCGGCGGATGGCCCGCGCATCGGCCTGATCGCCAGTTGCGGCGAAACCACGTACTTCCAGCAGATGCTGCGCGACACCGCGGAAGGCGATCTGCCGGATGGCTTCCAGATGGCGCTGCATCACGACAAGGACTTTCTGGCGACCAAAGCCGCATATTACCTGGATCTCAACGGCCCGGCCCTGAGCGTGCAGGCGGCGTGCGGCAGTTCGCTGATCGCCGTGCACCTGGCCAGTTCGATGCTGCGCCAGGGCGACAGTGATGTGATGCTGGCGGCCGGTGTGCTGATCGACCCGACCCTGAGCGATGGCTATCGTCATCGCTCGCAGCACATCTTCTCCGCCGATGGCCTGTGCCGTCCATTCAGCGACGACGCCAGCGGGACCATCGGCGCCAGTGGTTATGGCGTGGTGGTGCTCAAGCCATTGGCCAGGGCGCGGGCGGATGGCGACCGGATCTACGCGTTGCTCGAAGGCACTGCACTGAACAACGATGGCCGGGCCAAGATGAGTTACACCGCGCCGTCGGTGGCCGGGCAGAGCGCGGTCATCAGCGACGCCTTGAGTCGCGCCGGATTGACCGGTGCCGACATCGGCTACATCGAAGCCCACGGTACCGGCACCTTGCTGGGCGATCCGATCGAAGTCGCGGCGTTGACCAAGGCCTTCGGCGATGCGCCGGCCGGTCAATGCGCGTTGGCCTCGGTGAAGAGCCAGATCGGACATCTGGGGGCGGCGGCGGGGGTGGTCGGTCTGATTCGCGCAAGCCTCGCGGTGTTCCATGGCGTGCTGCCGCCGAGTCTCGGGTTCGGCCGGATCAATCCGCAGATCGATCTGGAGCATTCGCCGTTCTACGTACCCACCACGTCCCGGCCATGGCCGGAAGGGCGGCGGCGTCTGGCCGGTGTCAGCAGTTTCGGGATCGGTGGCACCAACGCCCATGTGATTGTCGGCGCCGCACCCAAGGCGCAGGACTTGACCGAGGAAACGCTGCCACTGCTGATGGTTTCGGCCCACAGTCGAGCGGAATTGCTGCGCGATATCGCGGCGATCCGCGAGCACATGCAAGCGCATCCAGAGCAGCAGACCGCGTTGCTGCGCCACTTGCAGTCAGGTCGCCGGCAACTGCGCTGGCGCTTTGCGATGGTCTGCCGGCCGGGTGACGAAATTCCTTTGCTGCCGACAACGATCAAGGAAATCACCGCGTCGGGTGTACAGATGATCGCCCGTGATCATTCAGCGCAGGCATTGCTGGAGGCGTGGTACGAAGGCGCAACTATCCAGTGGCCGCAGCGCTCGGCGCCACCGCCGTGGGATTTGCCGCCAGCGTCGTTCGATCTTCAGACTTATCGGTTTCAACCCGCTGCCGAAATCGTTGCCCCCGTTTCGGCAGGCATCGAGCGGCAACCGCTGGCGCAGTGGTTCCATCAGCGGCAGTGGGTGCGTGTCCAACGCCTGAACACCAAGGCAATGGACGGCGCACGAGAAACACTGATTCTTTGCGGCCATGAAGCGCCCAACTCGACGTTGCTGGAGCACCTGCGGGCTGTTTATCGACGCGTTGTTCACGTGCGCGCCGGAAATGGCTTCAAGCAACTGGGCGCTGATCGCTTCGAGCTTGATCCGCTGGATTCCGAAGCATTGGGCCGTTTACTCACCGATGTTGTAGAGCATGAACTCGGCGAACTCGACTGGCTGCACACCTTGCCGCTGGCGGTGTCAGGCGCAGTCAACGAGCAATCTCTGGATCTGGCGCAGTGGGCCTGTCTGGACACGGTCAGCGCACTGATGCAGGCCTGGGGGGGGCAAACTGCACGGACGACACGTCTGCGGTTGTGGTTGATGTCGTGGCAGGCGTGCCCGGTGGACGGCGAGGTTCGGCGTCCCGAATTGGCGGCACTGGCCGGGACCACCGAAGTGGTGCCGCAGGAATACCCGGTGCGTTGCCACTGGCTGGACTGGCCGTCGCCGCACCTTGATACGCAGGCCGGGGAATTGGCGGCGTTGCTTGGCGATCCGGTCGCGTTGCCTCGGCGAATGGCGGTGCGTGACGGTTACCTGTGGCAGCCACGACTGATATCCCAGCCATTGCCGAGCCTGGCGACCACCTCCAGCCTGTTGCCGGACGACGGCACGTTTCTGGTGCTGGGCGGCACGGGCGGGATCGGTCGGACCTTGTGCGAACACCTGCTGCAGGCACCCGCACGACGTGTAGTGTTGCTCTCGCGTCAGGGGCAATTGCCTGCAAATCTGACGGCTTATGCGTCGCGAATCGACTGCCTTCAGGCTGACATCGCTGACCTGTCGTGTTGGCCGCAGGTACTCGATCAACTGGCCCGGCGCTACGGCCAACTGACCGGGGTGATTCATGCGGCAGGTGTCGGTGCAGGCAGTCTGATTCGCCATCGCGATACCCGGCAGATGGCCGAGGCGATGGCCGCCAAGACCCGCGGCATGCTAGCGGTCGAAAGCCTGATCGAACAGCTTTCGCCGGGCTTCGTCCTGTACTGCTCGTCGATGTCGGCATTGTTCGGCGGCGCGGGGCACCTGGACTATTCAGCGGCCAGCGGTGTGCTCGACGGCTTCACTCATTACCGGGCGGATTCGGCCAGTACTTGCCTGCGCCTGGGGATCAACTGGGACATCTGGCGCGACATCGGCATGGCCACGACCAGCAATGGCGGGGACGCTGCGCATCAGGAACATCTGACGGTCGGCTTGTCGGCCGAAGAGGGTTGTCGGGTGTTCGATCTGGCGATGACGGCGCAGTTGCCGCAATTGCTGGTTTCCACCACCGGTATCGACACGGCGCGGCGCTTCTATCCGGTTCGCCATGGCGCCGCGGGGGCGCAGGCCGAAGCGTCGGAGGGCGTGGATCTTTCCGTGCGTCTGCGTGAATGCCTGTGCAAATGGCTCGGTGTGACGGATCTGGAAGACGATGATTCGCTGTATGACCTGGGTGCGGATTCGCTGACCTTGCTGGACCTGATCGACGAGTTGCAAGCGGCCACCGGTGAGGTGTTCCAGCTGTCGCAGTTCAGTCACAAGGTCAGCCTGAGCGAGGTGTTGGGGTTGGTGACAGCCTGCTCGGTCGAGGCGCCAACTGCCGCGCAGAGCAGTTGGAGCGGCGCGGTGCGGATCGACCAGTGGCATGCCGGCGCCGGTCGCGAATGGCTGTATCTGATCCATCCGGTGGGCGGTGATGTTCAGGCCTACCGGGAACTGGTTTCGGCGTTGCCTGCGGATCTTGGGGTGTGCGTGATTGCGGACCCTGCGTTACGTCTGCCGGCGCTACCGAACATCAGCATCGTCGAGCGCGCCCGGTTGTATCTGGAGGCAATCAAGGCCCACCTCCCGGACGGTTGCGCCTGGCGCCTGGCGGGTTGGTCGTTCGGTGCCTGGGTGGCGCAGGCGCTGTGTCAGCAAGCCCAGGCTGACGGCTTCAGGCAACCGCTGCTGTACCTGATCGATCCACCCGCGCCGGATGCCGGTGCGGAACTGGCCGGCATCGACGAGCGGACCATTGAGCAGGTGTTCCAGCGTGAGTTCGCCCAGCGCTGGCCTGACGTCGAAGGGCAGGCGATGTCCGAGGAGCGTCAGGCTTATCTGCAACGGCTGACAGTGTGCTGTCGCAACAACATGACCAGCATGGTCGACTTCCAGCCACCCGCGTTGGCCGCTACACCGGTGCGGATGTTCATCGCCGGGCATGCCAACCCTTATGGGCTGGGCAACAACTGGAACATGAATGACCTGCAACGCAACTGGCAGGCATTGCTGCCGCAACTGCGCAGTTGGCAACGGCTGGACACTGATCACTACGGCATCGTGGCGGGACGTTGGGCGCGGATGCTGGCCGAGGTCATTGGCACGGAGGGGCCGTCGATATGA